GGAGATGACGAAAATGAAGCCGGGCGCCAGGTTGGGCATGGCGGAAGCAATGGCCGGGGACGTCATCTTCATGCCTTGCAGCATCAGGGCCTGGAATCCAGTCACCCTGGAAGAGACCAACACGGTCCGTGTTACACGGATCATTCGCAAGCCCATTTGGGATCAGAGCAGGCGAGCAGCACACCATTGCCATTGCTGGATTGCTGGAGTTTCTTACCCTCCCAGAGCCAGCACGACGAACCGAAAAAACAGTCGGCTGGTCAGCTCCGACGGCCATTTCTTCCTGCTTCGTCCATCCCAGATTTGCATGCAGACCGATCAGAGAACGTACAGAACACAACGAACAATCCATGGCGGCGCGTGATTAATTCAAACCTCTCGAGCTTGACGGCGAAGGGGACGGTGAGGATCCCGGTGCACAGGCTGCCGAAGGCGATGAGGAAGAGCGGGTCCAGCCCCAGAGCCAGCACGGGCGTCAGCACCACCATGTACGCGGCGCTGGCCAGCTGCACGCCCACCAGTCCCAGCGAGATGGCGGTGTCCTCCCAGCACCCTCCGCCCGCCACGGCGTCATCGAGAGGCAGGAGCAGCGGCACGGCCGCAGCGCCGGTCGCCGCCGCGGCAGAGTCGGTGGCGGGCGCGCCGGCCATGCACGCGATTTCCTCTTCTGGTGGACGCGCGCGCGCAGGTGTGGCCTCTGCGCACGTCGCGCGCGCCTCGACTCTTCTGTGCTTGCTATTCTGAGGGGCGATGGCCCCTCCTTCCCGCAACGGCCGCTACAGGGCGGGACTGAAGCTGAGATGGTAGGAACGAGTCATGCTCCACTGAATTGTTGAAGCCGAAATGGTAGGTAATAGGAACGAGCGATGAGTCAACTGTTGAATTGCCGAAATGGTAGAAACGAGCAATGCTCAACTCAAAtgtttgaattaggatgggatgGCCGTATCCCGTAGAGGAGGCAGAAGAGGACGCGCCAAGCCAGAGTTGGGGAAGAACGGGCTGCACTAACATTTCATACAACATGGGCATGGCTGGTTTACTGCAATCTGCAGCGGTACATACTAACTGCAAGTCTGCAACATTCCTTCCATTGTTCTGAGTTGAATCACATCAGCTGCAATTGCAATATTTTGAGTAAACAGATTTGCACCCACTGACCCACATTGCAAgttatcaaacttctcatgcgTAACTGTGAGGAAGGTTGCGCCATGAACTACACACAGGTTGCGCCATGAAGGATTCCCCATCAGGAACTAGGCCATCAAGGATGCCCCATCAGGAACCCCACACTGATTGTGTTGCAATGCCACAGCAAATCAGAATTCAAAATTTCAGATTCGCTGTGGTTCAACAACTCAGCATCAATTTGGAACAAATTTTTGCCAGTGCTAACAATCACACAAAATTTTGTTCGACATGAAAGCAAACATCTATACAGAAGATATCCAAGAAACAGGATTGCGGTTGGACAGTTAACCCAACTGATACTTCACTTCTGCTCCCTCTCGTGTCAACTTAGGTGTGTCTCTAAGGCTGACCAAGGATTTCACAGTGTCAGCGCCGAATCTTCCTGCTAGGGCGCCTTTCTCAGCGATCACAAGTGATTTCTCCTTCACAAAGCTTTGCAGTTTCTTGGTATCGAAATCAAGGCGTTCTTGGTCTGCACCAATACAAAGTGAAATAAGCAATTGTTTGTCATAAATATTGCCTCGAGGAACTAGCTAAATATAAATAGTTGGACTAAATAGGCACACAAGTTTCCTTGTTTGCAGAAAGAAGAACATGCTTCACTTTTTCTTGGATTTTCacgaaaatgaaataaaatagttTGGATGCCAGAAGAGTCGATAAAAAAAGAATAGTGTCAGCACAGAGTTCTTTACACGCTGCTCATTTTAACAGTTTGTGTGCAAAAAAGCTTGCTCCATATATGAAATTCAAAATCAACTGTAAATGCTTGCTCCATATATCTAATGAACCTGCATCACTGATAAATTCAAATGCACTGGTTTTTGTGGAGCATGATTCCTGAGCATACCTTTCTCCAGAACAGTGTGTGCCACATGAAATGGGACACGAGCAAAAACATCAGATCCAGGAAACATTAGCCAAGTATGTTCTTTGGGGTCGTGGTCTCCACAAGTTGGGCATATCTCCTTTATCAGCTGCTTGCCAGAGTTTCCTTCCATCTCTTTCATTATGACCTCAAAGGGAGATGGCACACTGCTTTTGGTTGTCCTAGCTTGTTTCCGGAGGGCTGTCAGGGCCTCCCTGTTTGCATTTCTTATCTTATCATTTTCCACCAACTGATAGCAACAGAGAACAAAAAATCAGAAGAGTGATATTTAGACTCTCATCTGGTATTAATAAGGCAAGCCAATAACATATATGAACCTGATGCCTAGCTAGAAGAACTTGTTCCGCACCAGTCTCAATGTCAACCAGAGCCTCTTGAAGCTGCTTCATGTTGGGATCCATTATAGAGCTGAAAAACAATGCCAATCATTTTTTTTTCATTGTCTCAGATTCCCAGCAAATTGCTCAAGAAGAACACTCATCCTCGTATTGTACACTACAATCTTAAACTGCCAAACATAATATTCAGAGTTTCAATTGTAGCTATGCATCTTCTATTACAGAAGGTACACAATTCTGAAACCTGATATAAATAAAAAGAATGCTTGTACAAAAGTAGCACTTGAGGTGAGGTAGCATCAAAATTCTCTTTATTTCAATATATTGGCCGCATTGCTCCTAGCTGGCGCAATAACACACCTCAGGTTTATAGTATGGTTTTCTAGCTACTTCAATTTTAAATTGAAGCCTCATGTGGTATACCCAATAAAATAGAACTGGCATCTACGTTACACGGATACGTGAGGTAGGCCACATATcccgtatcggatacgtatccgatacggaTACGCTTGGGATACACGACGGATACGTATCCGTGAAGTATCGGGAAAAAAAATAATTGCAGAAAAAATCCGATACTTCCTCTGATACGTATCCATGCGATTTGATGAATGACAATACGTATCCGCCTTCCGCCACGGACGCCTGGCTGCACGAGCGCCGCCGCCTGATGCGCCTCTGCCCACTTGCACGCGCGAGGGCTGAGTGGCTGACCGCACCTTCCGCCCGGAAGTGCTACCGCCCGCTCGGATGCACAGCGGCACGAGTGCCACAGCCCGACGTGCGGCTTCCTGCCAGTACGCTCGAGCGCCAATGGCGCAGCCCGCCCGACGCCTCCCTCCTGGCCACCCGCCTGCCTCGGCGGCCGCAACGACCTCCAGCACTTCCTGGTGGCGATTCAGCGGAGACTTCCGGTGATCTTCCCTTCTTAATTTCCTTCTTCCCCTCCTGATGTAGTCACTCGTTGCTTCATTTCTGCTTCAACGGCAACCTCTGTTCTATTCCTGTTGCCTGATTTCTGTCTTCCCCTGTGGAAAGGGGTGAGAACTAGGGAAGCAAAGGATACAGACTGAGCGGTGGTGAGCTGTGCTGATTTTTACTGGTGTCGGTGGAACGAGTGGTGGAGATGGAAAGCTGCGTCAATGCTTCTGTTGTACGAAGCCACTAGTCTAGAAGCAGTTAAATAATTGTAGATGTGGCTTCAGAGAGCGTTTGATTGGCTTCTACTAATTTTAACATGTcttattatttttttttaaaaaaacataaaaCGTATCCGCGTATCAGGTTTTTTAGAAAAATGACGTATCcacgtatccgtatccgtgctgCATAGACTGGCATACACGGATTAAATTAGAGTAGGAGCTGGACTATGAGCTTGTAGAACACCTGGTCCTTGACCCATGGCTTCCCGCGCAGCACCTGCTCATATGACTCGACACAGAAAATAAAATCTGAAATTTCATAGTCCCAGTGATCTTGCTGTTCATCCTATATGCTTCAATCCATTTAAGTGAATCAGCATGTTCTACAGCACACTATAGGCCATGAAAACCCACCCCAGGTATCTCCACCTGTGGATTGAGAGTAAAAACCAGTGAATTTCGGAGGTGGAATTAAAGAAAATTATGAAGCAATTGTTGAATTGGACTATTAAACACAAAAGCTTTCCTCAATTGATCTCTAATTTTGCAGTCAAATACATTCTCAGAGCTAAAACAAAATGCCCTGAGGCTTAATTGTTGAGTCATGGTATCACTAGTTGCGTGGAGCACTACTTCTATTTCTGAAAAAGTATGTACATAAATATACAGATAAAGTATGAAAAGCCGAAGTGCATATTACAACCTTTACTACTGCTAAATTGCCCTTCCCTATATTACAGAGAATCGGTTGAGTTTATACTTACGGGGAGCTGACTATGCCTGAGAGCTCAAAACCGCTCCGGCCCTCGGGACGCACCGCCTAGAACTCGCCTCCTCCTGTGCTGTGCGCGGCATGCCACGCCCAGAGGCCGCCGCCTGCCTGGGTGCCGGCCGCGCCACTGCCGCAACGCCGACTCCCACCACCAGCCGCTCGCTGCCTGGTTCTGCGCCCGGCGACTCCCCGCTGCAGGTACCGCCCGCCCCCACCGGCCCACTGCAACCGCCTCGTCCGCTCGTCGGCGCCGCCTAGCGGCCTAGGGCTACCTTTTCTTTCCTTCAAGGATTCAGTTGGGCTGGGCCGCGGGCTCGGTTTAGAACGGGGCATCTCTATACGAGGCCTCCGCCTCATGGG
Above is a genomic segment from Miscanthus floridulus cultivar M001 chromosome 3, ASM1932011v1, whole genome shotgun sequence containing:
- the LOC136546775 gene encoding uncharacterized protein isoform X2: MDPNMKQLQEALVDIETGAEQVLLARHQLVENDKIRNANREALTALRKQARTTKSSVPSPFEVIMKEMEGNSGKQLIKEICPTCGDHDPKEHTWLMFPGSDVFARVPFHVAHTVLEKDQERLDFDTKKLQSFVKEKSLVIAEKGALAGRFGADTVKSLVSLRDTPKLTREGAEVKYQLG
- the LOC136546775 gene encoding uncharacterized protein isoform X1, coding for MNSKITGTMKFQILFSVSSHMSRCCAGSHGSRTSSIMDPNMKQLQEALVDIETGAEQVLLARHQLVENDKIRNANREALTALRKQARTTKSSVPSPFEVIMKEMEGNSGKQLIKEICPTCGDHDPKEHTWLMFPGSDVFARVPFHVAHTVLEKDQERLDFDTKKLQSFVKEKSLVIAEKGALAGRFGADTVKSLVSLRDTPKLTREGAEVKYQLG